From Streptomyces sp. NBC_01460, a single genomic window includes:
- a CDS encoding polyamine aminopropyltransferase, producing MIDQQMPLRGGATRLPVRPGTGRFLVLAAVFICAACGLVYELELVALASYLIGDSVTQASVVLSVMVFAMGIGSLLAKRLRTRAAVGFGLIEAALALVGGTSALILYASFAWLGESRYALVGFSLAIGILIGAEIPLLMTLIQRVDRQDAGGAVADLFAADYVGALVGGLAFPFLLLPMMGQLTGALFTGTVNAVAGGALVLWVFRRDLGPRSRCLLIVVNVAVIALLATASVLVDDFERAARRAVYGDEVRVAVQTGVQEIVLTGPGSGPGGGSLDLYLDGRLRVSSRDEHRYHEALVHPAMNGAHRRVLVLGGGDGLAAREVLRYPGVESVVVVELDPAVTRLARTDPALSALNGHAYGDPRLTAVSGDAFTWLRATRDRYDVVISDLPDPGITASTKLYAAEFYGLVAGALEPGGRLVVHAGPPSSRPATFWTVDASIRAGGLSTRPYRVDGRLTGFAAGPDRAAGGAGAPRDWGFVLAARHAVGRPGIDPGAPALRTLGERQLLAGLRSVERVRRHGLAPSTLVHPRYQEER from the coding sequence ATGATCGACCAGCAGATGCCGCTGCGAGGGGGCGCGACGCGGCTTCCCGTCCGGCCGGGGACCGGCCGCTTCCTCGTGCTGGCCGCTGTGTTCATCTGTGCCGCGTGCGGTCTGGTGTACGAGCTGGAGCTGGTCGCGCTCGCCTCGTACCTGATCGGTGACTCGGTCACCCAGGCCTCGGTCGTGCTGTCCGTGATGGTGTTCGCGATGGGCATCGGGTCGTTGCTCGCGAAACGTTTACGCACCCGCGCCGCCGTGGGGTTCGGGCTGATCGAGGCCGCCCTGGCGCTGGTCGGCGGCACCTCCGCGCTCATCCTGTACGCCTCGTTCGCCTGGCTCGGGGAGTCCCGGTACGCCCTGGTGGGCTTCTCGCTCGCGATCGGGATCCTGATCGGCGCGGAGATCCCGCTGCTGATGACCCTGATCCAGCGGGTCGACCGGCAGGACGCGGGCGGCGCGGTCGCGGACCTCTTCGCCGCCGACTACGTGGGCGCGCTGGTCGGCGGGCTCGCCTTCCCGTTCCTGCTGCTGCCGATGATGGGCCAGCTGACCGGGGCGCTGTTCACCGGCACGGTCAACGCGGTGGCGGGCGGGGCGCTGGTGCTGTGGGTGTTCCGGCGCGATCTGGGCCCCCGGTCACGCTGCTTGCTGATCGTCGTCAACGTCGCGGTGATCGCCCTGCTGGCCACCGCCTCGGTCCTCGTCGACGACTTCGAGCGGGCGGCGCGGCGCGCGGTGTACGGGGACGAGGTGCGGGTCGCGGTGCAGACCGGAGTGCAGGAGATCGTTCTCACCGGCCCCGGCAGCGGCCCCGGTGGCGGCTCGCTCGACCTGTACCTCGACGGCCGGCTCCGGGTCAGTTCCCGGGACGAGCACCGCTACCACGAGGCCCTCGTGCACCCGGCGATGAACGGGGCCCACCGGCGGGTGCTGGTCCTCGGAGGGGGCGACGGGCTGGCCGCCCGTGAGGTGCTGCGCTATCCGGGCGTGGAGTCCGTCGTGGTGGTCGAGCTCGACCCGGCCGTCACCCGGTTGGCCCGCACGGACCCGGCGCTGTCCGCGCTGAACGGGCACGCGTACGGGGACCCCCGGCTGACCGCGGTCTCCGGAGACGCCTTCACCTGGCTGCGGGCCACCCGCGACCGCTACGACGTGGTGATCTCGGACCTTCCCGATCCGGGGATCACGGCCAGCACGAAGCTCTACGCCGCGGAGTTCTACGGGCTGGTCGCCGGCGCGCTGGAGCCGGGCGGCCGGCTGGTGGTGCACGCGGGGCCGCCGAGCAGCAGACCGGCGACGTTCTGGACGGTGGACGCGTCGATACGGGCGGGCGGCCTGTCGACCCGGCCGTACCGCGTCGACGGGCGCCTCACCGGCTTCGCGGCGGGCCCGGACCGGGCCGCGGGCGGGGCGGGGGCGCCGCGGGACTGGGGATTCGTGCTGGCCGCCCGGCACGCCGTGGGCCGGCCCGGCATCGACCCCGGGGCGCCCGCCCTGCGGACACTGGGGGAGCGGCAGCTGCTGGCAGGCCTGCGTTCGGTGGAGCGGGTCCGGCGGCACGGGCTCGCGCCGTCGACGCTGGTCCACCCCCGGTACCAGGAGGAACGGTGA
- a CDS encoding DUF2617 family protein — MLTTLQTAYSDTRAADLAWTLGREPLPALAVLDLELAGAKVQLRLLGASHQVLLEEGRRTCSETVACLPGSSTPLPLGVAECLGDWDYEFAARVETLSEGSFAGRAQELLALVADHPHGLAGTFPGSPHAFTAMLAQRTEGQVRWRTWHAYPQEGQLVVTRTKVGVRVPVAAV, encoded by the coding sequence ATGCTCACGACCCTCCAGACCGCCTACTCCGATACCCGAGCCGCCGACCTCGCATGGACGCTCGGGCGGGAGCCGCTACCCGCCCTCGCCGTACTCGACCTCGAACTTGCAGGCGCGAAGGTGCAGTTGAGGCTTCTCGGTGCCTCCCATCAGGTCCTGTTGGAGGAGGGGCGCCGGACGTGCTCCGAGACCGTCGCCTGTCTGCCGGGCAGCAGCACACCGCTGCCGCTGGGGGTCGCCGAGTGCCTGGGTGACTGGGACTACGAATTCGCTGCGCGCGTCGAGACGCTCTCCGAGGGATCGTTCGCGGGGCGCGCGCAGGAGTTGCTCGCGCTGGTGGCCGACCATCCGCACGGCCTGGCGGGGACGTTCCCCGGCAGTCCCCACGCCTTCACGGCGATGCTCGCGCAGCGCACGGAGGGGCAGGTGCGCTGGCGGACCTGGCACGCGTATCCGCAGGAGGGGCAGTTGGTCGTGACCCGGACCAAGGTGGGCGTGCGGGTGCCCGTGGCGGCCGTGTGA
- a CDS encoding pyridoxal phosphate-dependent aminotransferase, with protein MTQGRPLLNRRLSEFGTTIFAEMSALAVRTGSINLGQGFPDTDGPEEIREAAVRALRAGHGNQYPPGPGVPELRSAVADHQRRHYGLEYDPDAEVLVTTGATEAVAASLLALLEPGDEVVALEPYYDSYAACIALAGGTRVPVTLRPHEGAYRLDLDELRAAVTPRTRLILLNTPHNPTGTVLTRDELAAVAALACERDLLVVTDEVYEHLVFEGEHIPLASFPGMRERTVTISSAGKTFSLTGWKIGWITASPELVTAVRSAKQFLTYVSGGPFQYAVADALRLPDSYFDELRSDLRAKRDLLSAGLAEAGFDVYKPAGTYFVTTDIRPLGEGGDGFAFCRALPERCGVVAVPNAVFYDHREQGAPFVRFAFCKRTDVLTEAVTRLKSLRVS; from the coding sequence ATGACACAGGGACGACCGTTGCTCAACCGCCGCCTCAGCGAGTTCGGCACGACGATCTTCGCGGAGATGTCGGCGCTCGCCGTGCGGACCGGATCGATCAATCTCGGCCAGGGGTTCCCCGACACCGACGGCCCCGAGGAGATCCGCGAGGCCGCCGTCCGGGCCCTGCGCGCCGGCCACGGCAACCAGTACCCACCGGGCCCCGGCGTCCCCGAGCTGCGCTCCGCGGTCGCGGACCACCAGCGGCGGCACTACGGACTGGAGTACGACCCCGACGCCGAGGTCCTGGTCACCACCGGCGCCACGGAGGCGGTCGCCGCCTCCCTGCTGGCCCTCCTGGAGCCCGGCGACGAGGTCGTCGCCCTGGAGCCGTACTACGACTCGTACGCCGCCTGCATCGCCCTGGCGGGCGGCACCCGCGTCCCCGTCACCCTCCGGCCCCACGAGGGCGCCTACCGGCTCGACCTCGACGAGCTGCGCGCCGCCGTGACGCCCCGCACCCGGCTGATCCTGCTCAACACCCCGCACAACCCGACCGGCACCGTGCTCACCCGGGACGAGCTGGCGGCCGTCGCCGCGCTCGCGTGCGAACGCGACCTCCTGGTCGTGACCGACGAGGTCTACGAGCACCTCGTCTTCGAGGGCGAGCACATCCCCCTCGCGTCCTTCCCCGGCATGCGGGAGCGCACGGTCACCATCAGCAGCGCCGGCAAGACGTTCTCGCTGACGGGCTGGAAGATCGGCTGGATCACGGCGAGCCCGGAGCTGGTCACCGCGGTCCGCTCCGCCAAGCAGTTCCTGACGTACGTCTCCGGCGGCCCCTTCCAGTACGCCGTCGCCGACGCCCTGCGCCTGCCCGACAGCTACTTCGACGAGCTGCGCTCGGACCTGCGCGCCAAACGCGACCTGCTGAGCGCGGGCCTCGCCGAGGCCGGTTTCGACGTCTACAAGCCCGCCGGGACGTATTTCGTCACCACCGACATCCGCCCGCTGGGCGAGGGCGGCGACGGCTTCGCCTTCTGCCGGGCACTCCCGGAGCGCTGCGGGGTCGTCGCCGTCCCGAACGCGGTCTTCTACGACCACCGGGAGCAGGGCGCGCCCTTCGTCCGCTTCGCGTTCTGCAAGCGCACGGACGTGCTCACCGAGGCGGTCACCCGGCTGAAGAGCCTCCGCGTGTCCTGA
- a CDS encoding YbjN domain-containing protein — protein sequence MSIDPSSIPNFGGQPEPQASGPEGPVVPDQDLVKQLLEQMELKFVVDDEGDLAAPWEDFRTYFMFRGEEEQQVFSVRTFYDRPHALDQRAVLLDAIDDWNRRTLWPKVYTHAHEGEEGAASSVRLVGEAQMLIGTGVSLEHFVSSTVSWVRASIEFDKWLVERLGLAPEEKADEGDTGTEQAPEA from the coding sequence ATGTCTATCGACCCGTCCTCGATCCCCAACTTCGGGGGCCAGCCCGAACCGCAGGCGTCAGGACCCGAGGGCCCCGTGGTCCCGGACCAGGACCTCGTCAAGCAGCTTCTCGAGCAGATGGAGCTGAAGTTCGTCGTCGACGACGAGGGCGACCTCGCCGCGCCGTGGGAAGACTTCCGGACGTACTTCATGTTCCGCGGCGAGGAGGAGCAGCAGGTCTTCTCGGTCCGGACCTTCTACGACCGTCCCCACGCCCTGGACCAGCGCGCCGTTCTGCTCGACGCGATCGACGACTGGAACCGCCGCACCCTGTGGCCCAAGGTCTACACGCACGCCCATGAGGGCGAGGAGGGCGCCGCGTCCTCCGTGCGCCTGGTCGGTGAGGCCCAGATGCTCATCGGTACCGGCGTCAGCCTGGAGCACTTCGTCTCCTCGACGGTCAGCTGGGTGCGGGCCTCGATCGAGTTCGACAAGTGGCTCGTGGAGCGCCTGGGCCTGGCGCCCGAGGAGAAGGCGGACGAGGGCGACACCGGCACGGAGCAGGCCCCGGAGGCCTGA
- a CDS encoding MFS transporter → MTERIPGEASAEPKDCRSESLIRQREFRTLWAAYAQSVLGDQLARVALSLLVFERTESAGWTAATYALTTLPALLSGVLLTGLADRFPRRTVMIGCDLVRAVLVGLMALPGTPLPLLAGLLVLAQLCEAPFGASQGALMPSVLGDRLYEHGQRAIVITHQAGQLVGFAAGGVLVVWLGSHLSLGLNAATFLISAVLIRLGVKARPVEEGADAMPKRMHVQVRSAAALIWSDPRLRSLVALGWLAGFIVLPEGLAAPFAEEAGGSAASVGLLLAAHPAGMVLGAALLGRPGVGVERRRRLLGPLAVGANLPLLVYWAGPGVAVALLVLLVSGICSAYQITAGATFVMLTPAGQRGQALGLARSGLTAMQGIGVAAGGLVTELSGSSARTIGGAGLVGTLCAVVVAVSWARARRTGAGTIPLSA, encoded by the coding sequence ATGACGGAGCGGATACCCGGCGAGGCGAGTGCGGAGCCGAAGGATTGCAGAAGTGAAAGCCTCATTCGCCAGAGAGAATTTCGTACCCTGTGGGCGGCTTACGCGCAGTCGGTCCTGGGCGACCAGCTGGCGCGGGTGGCACTGTCCCTGCTGGTGTTCGAACGCACCGAGTCGGCCGGCTGGACCGCGGCGACCTACGCCCTGACCACCCTGCCCGCCCTCCTCTCCGGCGTGCTCCTGACCGGGCTCGCGGACCGGTTCCCCCGTCGTACGGTCATGATCGGCTGCGACCTGGTGCGCGCCGTCCTCGTCGGGCTGATGGCTCTGCCCGGCACGCCGCTGCCCCTGCTGGCCGGACTGCTCGTGCTGGCGCAGCTCTGTGAGGCCCCGTTCGGTGCCTCACAGGGCGCCCTGATGCCGTCCGTGCTCGGCGACCGCCTGTACGAGCACGGGCAGCGGGCCATCGTGATCACGCACCAGGCCGGCCAGCTGGTCGGCTTCGCCGCCGGCGGTGTGCTGGTCGTGTGGCTGGGCAGCCACCTCTCGCTGGGACTGAACGCGGCGACGTTCCTGATCTCCGCCGTCCTGATCCGGCTGGGTGTGAAGGCCCGGCCCGTGGAGGAGGGCGCCGACGCGATGCCGAAGCGGATGCACGTCCAGGTGAGGAGCGCGGCCGCGCTGATCTGGTCGGACCCCCGGCTGCGGTCGCTCGTCGCGCTCGGCTGGCTGGCCGGCTTCATCGTGCTCCCGGAGGGCCTCGCCGCGCCCTTCGCGGAGGAGGCCGGCGGGAGCGCCGCGTCGGTGGGACTCCTGCTCGCCGCGCACCCCGCGGGCATGGTCCTGGGCGCCGCCCTCCTGGGGAGGCCGGGTGTCGGGGTGGAGCGCCGCCGCAGGCTGCTCGGCCCGCTGGCCGTGGGCGCGAATCTCCCGCTGCTCGTCTACTGGGCGGGCCCGGGTGTGGCGGTGGCCCTCCTGGTACTGCTCGTGTCGGGGATCTGTTCGGCCTACCAGATCACCGCGGGGGCGACCTTCGTCATGCTCACCCCGGCCGGCCAGCGAGGGCAGGCGCTCGGGCTGGCCAGGTCGGGACTGACCGCGATGCAGGGGATCGGCGTCGCCGCGGGAGGCCTGGTGACGGAACTGTCCGGGTCGTCGGCCCGGACCATCGGCGGGGCGGGACTCGTCGGGACGCTCTGCGCGGTCGTGGTCGCGGTTTCCTGGGCGCGCGCCCGTCGGACGGGCGCCGGGACGATTCCCCTGAGCGCGTAG